Proteins found in one Leguminivora glycinivorella isolate SPB_JAAS2020 chromosome 4, LegGlyc_1.1, whole genome shotgun sequence genomic segment:
- the LOC125225806 gene encoding 60S ribosomal protein L13, whose product MGKGNNMIPNGHFHKDWQRFVKTWFNQPARRHRRKQNRIKKAKAVAPRPAAGPLRPVVRCPTVRYHTKVRAGRGFTLREIRASGLNPAFARTIGIAVDPRRRNKSVESLQINVQRLKEYRARLILFPKGKKVLKGEANEEERKLATQLRGPLMPVQQPAPKSVARAITEDEKNFKAYQYLRGARSIAALVGIRAKRLKDAAENPDDVTKAPTAVKDPKAKK is encoded by the exons ATGGGTAAGGGAAATAATATGATCCCGAATGGGCACTTCCACAAAGATTGGCAAAGATTTGTGAAGACTTGGTTCAACCAACCCGCCAGGAGACACCGAAGAAAGCAAAACAGAATCAAGAAAGCTAAGGCCGTTGCACCAAGACCAGCAGCGGGGCCTCTGCGTCCTGTTGTGCGTTGCCCCACCGTTCGCTACCACACTAAGGTCCGCGCTGGTCGTGGATTCACCCTCCGGGAAATCAGG gCTTCTGGGCTAAACCCTGCTTTCGCCAGAACCATTGGTATTGCTGTTGATCCTCGCAGACGCAACAAGTCTGTAGAATCCCTCCAAATCAATGTGCAGCGACTGAAGGAGTACCGCGCCAGACTCATCCTCTTCCCGAAGGGCAAGAAG GTTCTGAAGGGTGAAGCCAATGAGGAGGAGCGCAAACTGGCGACTCAACTGCGCGGCCCTCTGATGCCAGTGCAGCAGCCAGCGCCTAAGTCCGTCGCGCGCGCCATCACCGAGGACGAGAAGAACTTCAAGGCATACCAGTACCTCCGCGGC gcTCGCTCCATCGCCGCCCTGGTGGGCATCCGCGCCAAGAGGCTGAAGGACGCCGCTGAGAACCCTGATGACGTGACTAAAGCACCTACTGCTGTTAAAGACCCTAAGGCAAAGAAGTGA
- the LOC125225222 gene encoding uncharacterized protein LOC125225222 produces the protein MNDMAEMNECWNEMAVSLRSVAKNVLGETRGKGKIDKDTWWWNDDVQMILKEKKNAFKEWKSVEEGNDREKENKRSAYLISKKKAKKAVAIARAKVQDKLYNHLESPQGQKDLYRIARERERNARDINHMKCMKDEAGKILTDDKSIRERWKNYFNKLMNEENDWTGVLDDAKSNIGMVKEITVEAVKMAVQGMKNGKAVGPDDIPVEVWKVLKADGWKWLTLFFNKLLQEEAIPDEWCSSTLVPIFKNKGDVQDCNNYRGIKLMSHSMKIWEIVVARRIREESEVTQNQFGFMPGRGTTDAIFALRQLCEKYRKAKRTCTWCSWIWKRHTIEFRVRFCGGV, from the coding sequence atgaatgatatggCAGAGATGAATGAATGCTGGAATGAAATGGCTGTAAGTTTAAGAAGTGTGGCGAAGAATGTACTTGGTGAAACAAGGGGGAAAGGAAAGATTGATAAAGATACATGGTGGTGGAATGATGATGTGCAAATGattttgaaagaaaagaagAATGCTTTTAAAGAATGGAAAAGTGTGGAAGAGGGTAATGATAGAGAAAAGGAAAACAAGAGGTCAGCTTATCTAATAAGTAAAAAGAAGGCCAAGAAAGCAGTTGCAATCGCGAGGGCCAAGGTCCAAGATAAGCTCTACAACCATTTGGAAAGCCCACAAGGCCAAAAAGACCTTTATAGAATAGCAAGAGAGCGGGAGAGGAATGCAAGAGATATCAATCAcatgaaatgtatgaaagatGAAGCAGGAAAGATTTTGACGGATGACAAGAGCATAAGAGAACGCTGGAAGAACTATTTTAATAAACTTATGAATGAAGAGAATGACTGGACAGGTGTGCTAGATGATGCTAAAAGTAACATAGGTATGGTGAAAGAGATTACTGTAGAAGCAGTAAAAATGGCAGTGCAAGGTATGAAGAATGGGAAAGCGGTAGGGCCAGATGATATACCAGTGGAAGTATGGAAGGTTCTGAAAGCGGATGGTTGGAAGTGGCTGACTTTATTCTTTAATAAGTTGTTGCAAGAAGAGGCGATCCCTGATGAATGGTGCAGCAGTACATTGGTGCCCATTTTTAAGAATAAGGGTGATGTACAGGATTGCAACAACTACCGGGGAATAAAGCTCATGTCACATAGTATGAAGATATGGGAAATAGTGGTAGCGAGACGAATAAGAGAAGAGAGTGAGGTAACACAGAACCAATTTGGGTTTATGCCGGGCCGGGGAACCACGGACGCCATATTTGCACTTCGCCAACTATGCGAGAAATACAGAAAAGCCAAAAGAACTTGCACATGGTGTTCGTGGATCTGGAAAAGGCATACGATAGAGTTCCGCGTAAGGTTCTGTGGTGGTGTATGA